In one window of Cydia fagiglandana chromosome 1, ilCydFagi1.1, whole genome shotgun sequence DNA:
- the LOC134668779 gene encoding dynein light chain Tctex-type 1 has product MEVKECSDLTEENQFIVDDVSKIIKEAIESSIGGTAYQHNKVNQWTSAVVESCLGQLTKLQKPYKYIVTCTIMQKNGAGLHTASSCFWDNNTDGSCTVRWENKTMYCIVSVFGLGI; this is encoded by the exons ATGGAAGTTAAAGAATGCAGTGATTTAACTGAAGAA AATCAATTCATCGTCGACGATGTGAGCAAAATCATCAAAGAAGCAATCGAGAGTTCTATTGGAGGGACTGCCTATCAGCACAACAAAGTGAATCAATGGACGTCGGCGGTAGTTGAATCATGTTTGGGTCAACTGACGAAGCTACAAAAACCTTATAAATATATAG TGACTTGCACAATAATGCAGAAGAATGGTGCGGGTTTGCACACGGCTTCCTCATGCTTCTGGGACAACAACACGGATGGATCCTGCACTGTGCGCTGGGAGAACAAGACCATGTATTGCATTGTCTCTGTCTTTGGGCTTGGCATCTAA